TTGTAGTAGTGAAGGTAGGTATGCCAGCAGCATATAGTTATGACTTAAGGAAAAAAGCAATGGAAGCTCTAGACGAGGGAGAAAGCAGAGAAACAGTGGCAGCAAGATTTAAAATTGGACGAACTACTTTGTGGGAGTGGCAGCAAAGAAGAAAAGAAACAGGTGACTTTCAATCAAAAAAACTTGGAAATGGAGGTTACAATCACAAAATTACCGACTGGGATGCCTTTGCTAAATTTGCCAGAGAAAACGGAGGAAAGACTCTATTGGAAATGGCTAAACTTTGGAGCAACGTTAGTATCCAAACTATCCACCGAGCCCTGAAAAAAATTGGATTTACACGCAAAAAAAGACCTATGGGTACAAGGAAAGAAGCGAAGAAAAACGTGCTAAATTCTTGAAAATTATAGCAACAAAAGAACCTAAAAACTTAGTGTATATAACCCCAGTTATGGATTAACCAACGAAGTAAAGCTGAGAAATACAGGGCTTTTTCGATTGCATTGAATAAGAAATGAGGGTAGAAAAAATATGTACCAAGAAATTTACTGTGGATCTATGCCGAGTGTGCTCAAGTTCAAATTTGTTTTTTAGGCAGCCAAAAACCGTTTCAACAATCGATCTTTTCCCTAGTAAAATCTTCTCTTTCAGCGAAATCAGTGCATTTTTCATACCTTTTTTCACTTTAGTGACGAGTTTTAGACCTCTATCGAATAGTTTCTCAAAGAGCTCTTTCTTTATATAGCCCTTATCTCCAAACAAAAGTCCAGTTAGTTTTTTGGTTAGAGTTGGTACAGGTTTTCTGTCATCGACGTTACCTCTGGTTAGCGTAACACCTTGAATTTCACCTATTTCATTGATTACTACATGTAATTTAAAACCAAAAAACCAGCCGTAAGTATTCTTTCCTAACTCTGCTAATCCTTTGAAAACCTTATTTCTTGAGATTCTTTTTCGATGGCATACTGCTATTGAAGTAGAATCTATGTAGGAAATCCCGGTCATTTTTGCTTGTTCACAAAACCATTGCAAAAGTAATGCTAAATACCACAAAACTCGCGGCTTTAAGGCAATAAATCTGTGATATGAAGGCAGCTTTGAAAACTCTGATCTATAGAATAACTGAAGATAACAAAGATAAAAAGCCTTGAAGTTTTTACATGGTGATTTATGGTATAATAGGATTATGGTTAGAATTTCTGAGTGCGCTATTTCTGGTACTCTGGTTGGTTTTTTGCCGTTTGATAAGAACCTATTTGCAAAATTATCATCTACCGCACGACAAAAATCCTCGACGCAACAGTACAGTTCTGTAATATCTTTCTTCATGGGTAACCTCTTATTATTACTAAAATACTCGAGTTTACCCTGTTTCCCTCTTCTTAGTTATACTTTTATCTATTTTCTAATCCATAACTGAGGTTATATAGATGAGTCTGGCATTGACAACACTGAAGACTACCCCTATGGATATTGTCAGAAGGGACAGCGGTTTTATGCCCTAAAATCTGGGAAGAAAACTCAACGAATCAGTATGATTGCAGCTTTAAGTGAAAGAAAAATAGTTGCTCCATTAACCTTTGAAGGCCACTGTAATATGGATATTTTTAATGGATGGTTTGAGCAATTTTTGATACCGACCTTGGAACCTGGACAAACTGTCATTCTTGACAATGCTACTTTTCATAAGTCTGATAAGATCATTAAGCTTGCTAAAGGGATTGGTGCAGAAATTTTGTATCTGCCACCGTATTCTCCAGATTTTAACAAAATTGAACATCATTGGTTTGCTATAAAAAACAGAGTCAGGAAAAACATTCCTCTATTCAAGTCTTTTCGTCATGCTGTTGATTCTGCCTTTCTATGATCTGTTCGGATTATTATGAGAAGTGCTATAATATAACGTGCTGCAGTCTAGTTTTTGTAGTAATACCAAGGCTTTTAGCATAGTCTCTAACCCATCTAGGTTGAATGACGTACACCTCAAAACCATTGCTTAGTAAAGTATATGCGCATAATTTTTCGTATCCGCCGGTTGCCTCAAGACCAACTTTGGTTACATTATGCAAACGTAAAAAGTCTAGTGTTTTATCGATGGCTTGTATACTGTTTTCAAACGTTTTATAATGTCCAAATGGGTGAATGTGGATATCTAATTTACTTTTGCTAACATCAATGCCAGCAATAATGTTTGATGAATTCATAATTCCTCCGTAATAATAACATATACTGCATTTTCCAGTCTTATATACGAGCCTAAAAGCTCAATCAGTTGTTCGGAACTTTCAGTATAAAACCTAAGAGAAGAGAACCTTGCTCCAATACGGTCCTTATGACCAAGATCTATGGCGGTTCCTCTTCTCTATACATCTTTATATTACTACTTCTTAATACTTATAAAGACTTAATTTCAACATATAAGATCTATGCCTCGAATGCTCAAGCTCAAGTCTGTCTTTTAGGTAGCCAAAAACTGTTTCAATAATCGACCTTTTTCCTAAAAAAATCTTTTCTTCAAGCAGCATTAATGTGTTTTTCATACCTTTTTTTACTTTGGTAACGAGCTCTATCGAAGAGTTTTGCAAAGAGCTCTTTCTTTATATAGCCCTTATCACCAAACAAAAGACCGGTCAGTTTTTCAGTTAATTTTGGTACTGGTTTTCTGTCGTCAACGTTACCTTTAGTCAGTGTAACTCCTTGAATTTCGCCAGTTTCATTGATTACCATATGCAATTTGAAACCAAAAAACCAGCCGTATGTAGTCTTTCCAAGCTCCGCCAATCCTTTGAAAACTTTGTTTCTTGAGATTCTTTTTGGATGGCAAACAGCGATAGACGTTGCATCTATGTACGAAATTCCGGTCACTTTTGACTGCTCACTTTAACAAGAGCACTAAATACCATAAAACC
The nucleotide sequence above comes from Wolbachia endosymbiont of Oedothorax gibbosus. Encoded proteins:
- a CDS encoding IS982 family transposase, whose translation is MKKDITELYCCVEDFCRAVDDNFANRFLSNGKKPTRVPEIAHSEILTIILLYHKSPCKNFKAFYLCYLQLFYRSEFSKLPSYHRFIALKPRVLWYLALLLQWFCEQAKMTGISYIDSTSIAVCHRKRISRNKVFKGLAELGKNTYGWFFGFKLHVVINEIGEIQGVTLTRGNVDDRKPVPTLTKKLTGLLFGDKGYIKKELFEKLFDRGLKLVTKVKKGMKNALISLKEKILLGKRSIVETVFGCLKNKFELEHTRHRSTVNFLVHIFSTLISYSMQSKKPCISQLYFVG